In one Podarcis muralis chromosome 7, rPodMur119.hap1.1, whole genome shotgun sequence genomic region, the following are encoded:
- the CTU2 gene encoding cytoplasmic tRNA 2-thiolation protein 2 isoform X5, whose protein sequence is MVRQVQEGLSREAAKKLRFKPGIIYVDEGAVCGQSPGKRKEIRSQVEMILQATGFPYHLVCLEEVFDLPGSVLHSIPHSATDHGGSYKEAVDGFIRCQQHEKMAGDSASFLEDQLARLNVHGSLQQEGPPVPGTRPPPVPRTEELTKLFGAVKTLTAKEELLQALRNHLILHVARTSGYSKVMMGDSGTRVAVKLLTNLCLGRGAFLAADTGFSDSRHGDVLFLRPMREYTAKEIAFYNCFFGVPTVFTPALDTKTPDRASIHRLIESFLYKLQCDFPSTTSTVCRTGEKLCVTSPETDPGGPTETPQCLFCLCALDTNAVDGSSLQSTVLSEQLCQKPLPPSTGNGCCGGASNQTGCCSAPLAPRDSSQLLPLLCYSCRLTIKDMSSLEPLPAYIHLEAERRRCRAAMKQEIQEFLLEEEDSDAAEGLPLS, encoded by the exons ATGGTGCGGCAAGTGCAAGAG GGCTTGAGCCGGGAAGCAGCCAAGAAACTCCGCTTCAAGCCAGGAATCATCTATGTCGATG AGGGAGCTGTGTGCGGACAGAGCCCAGGCAAGCGGAAGGAGATCCGCAGCCAGGTGGAGATGATCCTGCAAGCCACAGGGTTCCCTTATCACCTGGTGTGCTTGGAAGAG GTGTTTGACCTTCCAGGCTCTGTGCTGCACTCCATTCCCCATAGTGCCACTGACCACGGCGGCAGCTACAAGGAAGCTGTGGATGGTTTCATAAGATGTCAGCAGCACGAGAAGATGGCGGGGGACTCAGCAAGCTTCCTGGAGGACCAGCTGGCTAGGCTTAACGTTCACGGATCTTTACAGCAGGAGGGACCGCCAGTCCCAGGAACTAGGCCTCCTCCGGTGCCCCGTACTGAAGAACTGACCAAGCTCTTTGGGGCTGTGAAAACCCTGACTGCAAAAGAGGAGCTCCTACAGGCTCTCCG gaaCCACCTGATTCTGCATGTGGCCCGGACAAGTGGATATTCCAAGGTGATGATGGGGGACAGCGGTACCCGTGTGGCTGTCAAGCTCTTGACCAACCTGTGCCTGGGACGGGGGGCCTTTCTGGCTGCAGATACG GGCTTCTCAGACAGTCGCCACGGTGATGTGCTGTTCTTGCGTCCCATGCGGGAATACACTGCCAAAGAGATTGCCTTCTACAATTGCTTCTTTGGGGTGCCCACAGTCTTCACGCCTGCGCTGGATACTAAA ACCCCTGACAGAGCCAGCATTCACCGCCTGATTGAAAGCTTCCTCTACAAGTTGCAGTGTGacttcccctccaccaccagcacagTCTGCAG GACAGGTGAGAAGCTTTGTGTGACTTCCCCAGAGACTGACCCTGGTGGACCCACAGAAACACCCCAGTGCCTCTTCTGTCTCTGCGCCTTGGACACCAATGCTG tGGACGGCTCCTCCTTGCAGTCGACGGTGCTGTCAGAGCAGCTCTGCCAGAAGCCACTTCCACCATCCACTGGGAACGGCTGCTGTGGAGGGGCCTCGAATCAGACAGGATGCTGCAGTGCCCCTCTGGCTCCAAG AGATTCTTCCCAGCTTCTCCCATTGCTCTGCTACAGCTGCCGCCTGACCATCAAAGACATG aGCTCCTTGGAGCCTCTCCCAGCCTACATCCACTTGGAGGCAGAGCGCCGGCGATGCAG GGCTGCAATGAAGCAAGAAATCCAGGAGTTCTTGCTTGAAGAAGAGGACAGTGATGCTGCTGAGGGCCTTCCCCTGAGCTGA
- the RNF166 gene encoding E3 ubiquitin-protein ligase RNF166 isoform X3 translates to MAAAMFRSLLVSAGGSREATPSSAAAPSPAPPPPHPPEAGAALEAQFSCPICLEVYQRPVRIAPCRHTFCGECLQPCLQVPSPLCPLCRMPFDPKKVEKASSVEKQLSSFKAPCRGCSKKVTLAKMRSHVTSCTKVQEQMANCPKFVPVVPTSQPIPSNIPNRSTFVCPYCGARNLDQQELVKHCMENHRNDPNKVDYSIDEEAALQAALALSLSEN, encoded by the exons ATGGCTGCCGCGATGTTCCGGAGCCTGCTGGTGTCCGCGGGCGGGTCCCGCGAGGCGACTCCTTCTTCTGCCGCCGCCCCCTCgcccgccccgccgccgccccacccGCCTGAGGCCGGCGCCGCGCTGGAGGCCCAGTTCAGCTGCCCCATTTGCCTGGAGGTCTATCAGCGCCCCGTGCGCATCGCCCCCTGCAGGCACAC ATTCTGTGGGGAATGCCTGCAGCCATGCCTCCAAGTACCATCTCCTCTCTGCCCACTCTGCCGCATGCCCTTTGACCCCAAAAAGGTGGAGAAGGCCTCCAGTGTAGAGAAGCAGCTCTCCTCCTTCAAGGCTCCCTGCCGGGGCTGTAGCAAAAAG GTGACCCTCGCAAAGATGAGATCCCATGTCACATCCTGTACTAAGGTTCAGGAGCAGATGGCCAACTGTCCAAAGTTTGTTCCTGTTGTCCCGACGTCCCAACCCATTCCCAG CAATATCCCAAACCGGTCCACATTTGTGTGTCCCTACTGTGGAGCGCGGAACCTGGACCAGCAAGAGCTGGTGAAACACTGCATGGAAAACCACCGCAACGACCCCAACAAAGTG
- the CTU2 gene encoding cytoplasmic tRNA 2-thiolation protein 2 isoform X4: protein MHEMQRRFPGIDHPCWGCLLQVLLAFSGGPASSSMVRQVQEGLSREAAKKLRFKPGIIYVDEGAVCGQSPGKRKEIRSQVEMILQATGFPYHLVCLEEVFDLPGSVLHSIPHSATDHGGSYKEAVDGFIRCQQHEKMAGDSASFLEDQLARLNVHGSLQQEGPPVPGTRPPPVPRTEELTKLFGAVKTLTAKEELLQALRNHLILHVARTSGYSKVMMGDSGTRVAVKLLTNLCLGRGAFLAADTGFSDSRHGDVLFLRPMREYTAKEIAFYNCFFGVPTVFTPALDTKTPDRASIHRLIESFLYKLQCDFPSTTSTVCRTGEKLCVTSPETDPGGPTETPQCLFCLCALDTNAVDGSSLQSTVLSEQLCQKPLPPSTGNGCCGGASNQTGCCSAPLAPRDSSQLLPLLCYSCRLTIKDMSSLEPLPAYIHLEAERRRCRAAMKQEIQEFLLEEEDSDAAEGLPLS, encoded by the exons ATGCATGAAATGCAAAGAAGGTTCCCCGGTATTGATCATCCGTGTTGGGGATGCCTTTTGCAA GTTCTGCTTGCATTTTCGGGCGGCCCTGCCTCCAGTTCAATGGTGCGGCAAGTGCAAGAG GGCTTGAGCCGGGAAGCAGCCAAGAAACTCCGCTTCAAGCCAGGAATCATCTATGTCGATG AGGGAGCTGTGTGCGGACAGAGCCCAGGCAAGCGGAAGGAGATCCGCAGCCAGGTGGAGATGATCCTGCAAGCCACAGGGTTCCCTTATCACCTGGTGTGCTTGGAAGAG GTGTTTGACCTTCCAGGCTCTGTGCTGCACTCCATTCCCCATAGTGCCACTGACCACGGCGGCAGCTACAAGGAAGCTGTGGATGGTTTCATAAGATGTCAGCAGCACGAGAAGATGGCGGGGGACTCAGCAAGCTTCCTGGAGGACCAGCTGGCTAGGCTTAACGTTCACGGATCTTTACAGCAGGAGGGACCGCCAGTCCCAGGAACTAGGCCTCCTCCGGTGCCCCGTACTGAAGAACTGACCAAGCTCTTTGGGGCTGTGAAAACCCTGACTGCAAAAGAGGAGCTCCTACAGGCTCTCCG gaaCCACCTGATTCTGCATGTGGCCCGGACAAGTGGATATTCCAAGGTGATGATGGGGGACAGCGGTACCCGTGTGGCTGTCAAGCTCTTGACCAACCTGTGCCTGGGACGGGGGGCCTTTCTGGCTGCAGATACG GGCTTCTCAGACAGTCGCCACGGTGATGTGCTGTTCTTGCGTCCCATGCGGGAATACACTGCCAAAGAGATTGCCTTCTACAATTGCTTCTTTGGGGTGCCCACAGTCTTCACGCCTGCGCTGGATACTAAA ACCCCTGACAGAGCCAGCATTCACCGCCTGATTGAAAGCTTCCTCTACAAGTTGCAGTGTGacttcccctccaccaccagcacagTCTGCAG GACAGGTGAGAAGCTTTGTGTGACTTCCCCAGAGACTGACCCTGGTGGACCCACAGAAACACCCCAGTGCCTCTTCTGTCTCTGCGCCTTGGACACCAATGCTG tGGACGGCTCCTCCTTGCAGTCGACGGTGCTGTCAGAGCAGCTCTGCCAGAAGCCACTTCCACCATCCACTGGGAACGGCTGCTGTGGAGGGGCCTCGAATCAGACAGGATGCTGCAGTGCCCCTCTGGCTCCAAG AGATTCTTCCCAGCTTCTCCCATTGCTCTGCTACAGCTGCCGCCTGACCATCAAAGACATG aGCTCCTTGGAGCCTCTCCCAGCCTACATCCACTTGGAGGCAGAGCGCCGGCGATGCAG GGCTGCAATGAAGCAAGAAATCCAGGAGTTCTTGCTTGAAGAAGAGGACAGTGATGCTGCTGAGGGCCTTCCCCTGAGCTGA
- the CTU2 gene encoding cytoplasmic tRNA 2-thiolation protein 2 isoform X3 yields MCEAEEGGCGNETQPKRAPRGSCPSKCMKCKEGSPVLIIRVGDAFCKSCFKDYFVHKFRAMLGKNRCIYPGEKVLLAFSGGPASSSMVRQVQEGLSREAAKKLRFKPGIIYVDEGAVCGQSPGKRKEIRSQVEMILQATGFPYHLVCLEEVFDLPGSVLHSIPHSATDHGGSYKEAVDGFIRCQQHEKMAGDSASFLEDQLARLNVHGSLQQEGPPVPGTRPPPVPRTEELTKLFGAVKTLTAKEELLQALRNHLILHVARTSGYSKVMMGDSGTRVAVKLLTNLCLGRGAFLAADTGFSDSRHGDVLFLRPMREYTAKEIAFYNCFFGVPTVFTPALDTKTPDRASIHRLIESFLYKLQCDFPSTTSTVCRTGEKLCVTSPETDPGGPTETPQCLFCLCALDTNAVDGSSLQSTVLSEQLCQKPLPPSTGNGCCGGASNQTGCCSAPLAPRDSSQLLPLLCYSCRLTIKDMGCNEARNPGVLA; encoded by the exons ATGTGTGAAGCCGAGGAGGGAGGCTGCGGAAACGAGACGCAGCCTAAGAGGGCACCCCGGGGCAG CTGCCCCTCAAAATGCATGAAATGCAAAGAAGGTTCCCCGGTATTGATCATCCGTGTTGGGGATGCCTTTTGCAA GAGCTGTTTCAAGGATTATTTTGTTCACAAGTTCCGGGCTATGCTTGGCAAGAATCGCTGCATTTACCCTGGAGAGAAG GTTCTGCTTGCATTTTCGGGCGGCCCTGCCTCCAGTTCAATGGTGCGGCAAGTGCAAGAG GGCTTGAGCCGGGAAGCAGCCAAGAAACTCCGCTTCAAGCCAGGAATCATCTATGTCGATG AGGGAGCTGTGTGCGGACAGAGCCCAGGCAAGCGGAAGGAGATCCGCAGCCAGGTGGAGATGATCCTGCAAGCCACAGGGTTCCCTTATCACCTGGTGTGCTTGGAAGAG GTGTTTGACCTTCCAGGCTCTGTGCTGCACTCCATTCCCCATAGTGCCACTGACCACGGCGGCAGCTACAAGGAAGCTGTGGATGGTTTCATAAGATGTCAGCAGCACGAGAAGATGGCGGGGGACTCAGCAAGCTTCCTGGAGGACCAGCTGGCTAGGCTTAACGTTCACGGATCTTTACAGCAGGAGGGACCGCCAGTCCCAGGAACTAGGCCTCCTCCGGTGCCCCGTACTGAAGAACTGACCAAGCTCTTTGGGGCTGTGAAAACCCTGACTGCAAAAGAGGAGCTCCTACAGGCTCTCCG gaaCCACCTGATTCTGCATGTGGCCCGGACAAGTGGATATTCCAAGGTGATGATGGGGGACAGCGGTACCCGTGTGGCTGTCAAGCTCTTGACCAACCTGTGCCTGGGACGGGGGGCCTTTCTGGCTGCAGATACG GGCTTCTCAGACAGTCGCCACGGTGATGTGCTGTTCTTGCGTCCCATGCGGGAATACACTGCCAAAGAGATTGCCTTCTACAATTGCTTCTTTGGGGTGCCCACAGTCTTCACGCCTGCGCTGGATACTAAA ACCCCTGACAGAGCCAGCATTCACCGCCTGATTGAAAGCTTCCTCTACAAGTTGCAGTGTGacttcccctccaccaccagcacagTCTGCAG GACAGGTGAGAAGCTTTGTGTGACTTCCCCAGAGACTGACCCTGGTGGACCCACAGAAACACCCCAGTGCCTCTTCTGTCTCTGCGCCTTGGACACCAATGCTG tGGACGGCTCCTCCTTGCAGTCGACGGTGCTGTCAGAGCAGCTCTGCCAGAAGCCACTTCCACCATCCACTGGGAACGGCTGCTGTGGAGGGGCCTCGAATCAGACAGGATGCTGCAGTGCCCCTCTGGCTCCAAG AGATTCTTCCCAGCTTCTCCCATTGCTCTGCTACAGCTGCCGCCTGACCATCAAAGACATG GGCTGCAATGAAGCAAGAAATCCAGGAGTTCTTGCTTGA
- the CTU2 gene encoding cytoplasmic tRNA 2-thiolation protein 2 isoform X1, giving the protein MCEAEEGGCGNETQPKRAPRGSCPSKCMKCKEGSPVLIIRVGDAFCKSCFKDYFVHKFRAMLGKNRCIYPGEKVLLAFSGGPASSSMVRQVQEGLSREAAKKLRFKPGIIYVDEGAVCGQSPGKRKEIRSQVEMILQATGFPYHLVCLEEVFDLPGSVLHSIPHSATDHGGSYKEAVDGFIRCQQHEKMAGDSASFLEDQLARLNVHGSLQQEGPPVPGTRPPPVPRTEELTKLFGAVKTLTAKEELLQALRNHLILHVARTSGYSKVMMGDSGTRVAVKLLTNLCLGRGAFLAADTGFSDSRHGDVLFLRPMREYTAKEIAFYNCFFGVPTVFTPALDTKTPDRASIHRLIESFLYKLQCDFPSTTSTVCRTGEKLCVTSPETDPGGPTETPQCLFCLCALDTNAVDGSSLQSTVLSEQLCQKPLPPSTGNGCCGGASNQTGCCSAPLAPRDSSQLLPLLCYSCRLTIKDMSSLEPLPAYIHLEAERRRCRAAMKQEIQEFLLEEEDSDAAEGLPLS; this is encoded by the exons ATGTGTGAAGCCGAGGAGGGAGGCTGCGGAAACGAGACGCAGCCTAAGAGGGCACCCCGGGGCAG CTGCCCCTCAAAATGCATGAAATGCAAAGAAGGTTCCCCGGTATTGATCATCCGTGTTGGGGATGCCTTTTGCAA GAGCTGTTTCAAGGATTATTTTGTTCACAAGTTCCGGGCTATGCTTGGCAAGAATCGCTGCATTTACCCTGGAGAGAAG GTTCTGCTTGCATTTTCGGGCGGCCCTGCCTCCAGTTCAATGGTGCGGCAAGTGCAAGAG GGCTTGAGCCGGGAAGCAGCCAAGAAACTCCGCTTCAAGCCAGGAATCATCTATGTCGATG AGGGAGCTGTGTGCGGACAGAGCCCAGGCAAGCGGAAGGAGATCCGCAGCCAGGTGGAGATGATCCTGCAAGCCACAGGGTTCCCTTATCACCTGGTGTGCTTGGAAGAG GTGTTTGACCTTCCAGGCTCTGTGCTGCACTCCATTCCCCATAGTGCCACTGACCACGGCGGCAGCTACAAGGAAGCTGTGGATGGTTTCATAAGATGTCAGCAGCACGAGAAGATGGCGGGGGACTCAGCAAGCTTCCTGGAGGACCAGCTGGCTAGGCTTAACGTTCACGGATCTTTACAGCAGGAGGGACCGCCAGTCCCAGGAACTAGGCCTCCTCCGGTGCCCCGTACTGAAGAACTGACCAAGCTCTTTGGGGCTGTGAAAACCCTGACTGCAAAAGAGGAGCTCCTACAGGCTCTCCG gaaCCACCTGATTCTGCATGTGGCCCGGACAAGTGGATATTCCAAGGTGATGATGGGGGACAGCGGTACCCGTGTGGCTGTCAAGCTCTTGACCAACCTGTGCCTGGGACGGGGGGCCTTTCTGGCTGCAGATACG GGCTTCTCAGACAGTCGCCACGGTGATGTGCTGTTCTTGCGTCCCATGCGGGAATACACTGCCAAAGAGATTGCCTTCTACAATTGCTTCTTTGGGGTGCCCACAGTCTTCACGCCTGCGCTGGATACTAAA ACCCCTGACAGAGCCAGCATTCACCGCCTGATTGAAAGCTTCCTCTACAAGTTGCAGTGTGacttcccctccaccaccagcacagTCTGCAG GACAGGTGAGAAGCTTTGTGTGACTTCCCCAGAGACTGACCCTGGTGGACCCACAGAAACACCCCAGTGCCTCTTCTGTCTCTGCGCCTTGGACACCAATGCTG tGGACGGCTCCTCCTTGCAGTCGACGGTGCTGTCAGAGCAGCTCTGCCAGAAGCCACTTCCACCATCCACTGGGAACGGCTGCTGTGGAGGGGCCTCGAATCAGACAGGATGCTGCAGTGCCCCTCTGGCTCCAAG AGATTCTTCCCAGCTTCTCCCATTGCTCTGCTACAGCTGCCGCCTGACCATCAAAGACATG aGCTCCTTGGAGCCTCTCCCAGCCTACATCCACTTGGAGGCAGAGCGCCGGCGATGCAG GGCTGCAATGAAGCAAGAAATCCAGGAGTTCTTGCTTGAAGAAGAGGACAGTGATGCTGCTGAGGGCCTTCCCCTGAGCTGA
- the CTU2 gene encoding cytoplasmic tRNA 2-thiolation protein 2 isoform X2, with translation MKCKEGSPVLIIRVGDAFCKSCFKDYFVHKFRAMLGKNRCIYPGEKVLLAFSGGPASSSMVRQVQEGLSREAAKKLRFKPGIIYVDEGAVCGQSPGKRKEIRSQVEMILQATGFPYHLVCLEEVFDLPGSVLHSIPHSATDHGGSYKEAVDGFIRCQQHEKMAGDSASFLEDQLARLNVHGSLQQEGPPVPGTRPPPVPRTEELTKLFGAVKTLTAKEELLQALRNHLILHVARTSGYSKVMMGDSGTRVAVKLLTNLCLGRGAFLAADTGFSDSRHGDVLFLRPMREYTAKEIAFYNCFFGVPTVFTPALDTKTPDRASIHRLIESFLYKLQCDFPSTTSTVCRTGEKLCVTSPETDPGGPTETPQCLFCLCALDTNAVDGSSLQSTVLSEQLCQKPLPPSTGNGCCGGASNQTGCCSAPLAPRDSSQLLPLLCYSCRLTIKDMSSLEPLPAYIHLEAERRRCRAAMKQEIQEFLLEEEDSDAAEGLPLS, from the exons ATGAAATGCAAAGAAGGTTCCCCGGTATTGATCATCCGTGTTGGGGATGCCTTTTGCAA GAGCTGTTTCAAGGATTATTTTGTTCACAAGTTCCGGGCTATGCTTGGCAAGAATCGCTGCATTTACCCTGGAGAGAAG GTTCTGCTTGCATTTTCGGGCGGCCCTGCCTCCAGTTCAATGGTGCGGCAAGTGCAAGAG GGCTTGAGCCGGGAAGCAGCCAAGAAACTCCGCTTCAAGCCAGGAATCATCTATGTCGATG AGGGAGCTGTGTGCGGACAGAGCCCAGGCAAGCGGAAGGAGATCCGCAGCCAGGTGGAGATGATCCTGCAAGCCACAGGGTTCCCTTATCACCTGGTGTGCTTGGAAGAG GTGTTTGACCTTCCAGGCTCTGTGCTGCACTCCATTCCCCATAGTGCCACTGACCACGGCGGCAGCTACAAGGAAGCTGTGGATGGTTTCATAAGATGTCAGCAGCACGAGAAGATGGCGGGGGACTCAGCAAGCTTCCTGGAGGACCAGCTGGCTAGGCTTAACGTTCACGGATCTTTACAGCAGGAGGGACCGCCAGTCCCAGGAACTAGGCCTCCTCCGGTGCCCCGTACTGAAGAACTGACCAAGCTCTTTGGGGCTGTGAAAACCCTGACTGCAAAAGAGGAGCTCCTACAGGCTCTCCG gaaCCACCTGATTCTGCATGTGGCCCGGACAAGTGGATATTCCAAGGTGATGATGGGGGACAGCGGTACCCGTGTGGCTGTCAAGCTCTTGACCAACCTGTGCCTGGGACGGGGGGCCTTTCTGGCTGCAGATACG GGCTTCTCAGACAGTCGCCACGGTGATGTGCTGTTCTTGCGTCCCATGCGGGAATACACTGCCAAAGAGATTGCCTTCTACAATTGCTTCTTTGGGGTGCCCACAGTCTTCACGCCTGCGCTGGATACTAAA ACCCCTGACAGAGCCAGCATTCACCGCCTGATTGAAAGCTTCCTCTACAAGTTGCAGTGTGacttcccctccaccaccagcacagTCTGCAG GACAGGTGAGAAGCTTTGTGTGACTTCCCCAGAGACTGACCCTGGTGGACCCACAGAAACACCCCAGTGCCTCTTCTGTCTCTGCGCCTTGGACACCAATGCTG tGGACGGCTCCTCCTTGCAGTCGACGGTGCTGTCAGAGCAGCTCTGCCAGAAGCCACTTCCACCATCCACTGGGAACGGCTGCTGTGGAGGGGCCTCGAATCAGACAGGATGCTGCAGTGCCCCTCTGGCTCCAAG AGATTCTTCCCAGCTTCTCCCATTGCTCTGCTACAGCTGCCGCCTGACCATCAAAGACATG aGCTCCTTGGAGCCTCTCCCAGCCTACATCCACTTGGAGGCAGAGCGCCGGCGATGCAG GGCTGCAATGAAGCAAGAAATCCAGGAGTTCTTGCTTGAAGAAGAGGACAGTGATGCTGCTGAGGGCCTTCCCCTGAGCTGA